The genomic interval TCCAGTTAATATTGACCAAATAACGGTGTTAAACTTTCTGGCCGCATTGACGCCTTTCATCCAACCCGGTGCCTCAAACAACGGATTCATTCTGTCCCCTGTTATCAAGTTACCTTCATTTGGTCCGGCTATCGGTGGTAGATGATAGTCGGTCGTTACCGTTTGACCGTTAAAATTGTACTCAAATTCCGCCGAATATCCTGACAAATTAAACGAAGTAGAAATAATACTAAATCCAGCAAAAATAAACAAGGAAAGCAAAACAACCTCTAGCCATGTTGTCCGCTTACTGCTGACGGACTGATCAATCTGTCTGATTAAGTAAATCAGTCCTGCTACAAAACTGATTGATAGAATGGCTTCACCCAGCGAAACAGTTGTTACGTGAATGTACAGCCAGTTACTCTGCAGCGAAGGGACAAGTGGTGCAATTTCTGTTGGAAACATACTTGCATACGCGATAACAATGATTGCTATTGGTAATGCAAATAATCCTAAAATATTCAATTTATAAATAAAATAAAGGATGATGAACGCAAAAACAAGCGCCATGCCGAAAAATGTCATAAATTCAAATAAATTACTGACAGGAGCATGCTTACTTGCGATCCATCTTGTAATGAAGTAGACAATCTGCGCTAGAAATCCAATAATTGTGATCGTAATCCCGATTTTTCCGCTTACGCCAATCCCTTTGTGAGAGCCTTTGTTTTTATCTCTTATTGTGGCACCAAAGAAAAAGGTGGCAATCAAATAAAGGATGAACGCCGTATACAGCATGGTACTACTGACGTTGATTAGTGAATCCATATATATCCTCCTTCAAGTACACTTAGTCGGTTTAATCCGTTTCCAGTTGGTCATCAACCATGTTCACATTGGTATCGGCTATAACTTGTTCTATATCTTTTTTCAAGCCGAACCAGTTCTTATTTGTATGACCTGCAACCATGATGCCTTCTTCCTTTGGATGCAACCAGATTCTGCGATGCTGCCAGTACATGCCTTGAATGACACCTATCATAAAAATGGCTGCCCCAATGATAAAAAGTGGCAATGTGTAATCACGTCTGACAGTTAACCCACTTACATATCGTGTGTCAAAGTTTTCTATCCCCAATTTGTAGTCATTTTCCCCCGTAGCATCGATGTTTTTACCAATGCCGACGAAACTCGTTTCTGGTTCTTCATTCTCTGGAGGATGGACAGTAAAAACAAATGCCGGGTTTCTCGGATAAGGTGTTTCAGATGCCGGTTCATCTTCTTCTAGTTCATAGTCCGGATAATATTGAGTGACATCGACACTGAAGCCATCATCCAATTGGTATTTATCTTTTGGCTCGGTCAAGTCGATGGTAAATGAACCGAGCGATGTTTCCTTAGGGTCGTCGGTTTCATGGACTTTAAAGGTCATACTTTTAAATTCATTTTGTTGATAACCGGCTTGATATAGTGTATATCCGTCAAACTTTAACGGATGATTCATGCGAATTTTTTCTTCCGTCACTTTTTCCAACTCCGGATCGGCACCTGCGACATTGTCGCCTTTTTTCTTATAAATGATTGCATTGGTCTGGTAATTTTTAGCGACGTTACCTTGTTTATTTATTGCTTCTTTAAACCGTTCGTCATTTTCGTCATAAGTTTCCAGAATAAAATCTTTATTCTTAATGTAATACTCCCCTTCAGTGCCAGGTATGACGGTTTGTTCACCTTCCCTTACCCAAACATAATCATCAATATACATAAATGTCGTCATACGTAATAATGCTGCAATGAGGACAAGAATAAGACCGATATGATTGACGTAAGGACCCCAACGGGAAAAACGTCCCTTCTCAGCAAGTACGTGTCCGTTTTCTTCCCACACTTTATAACGTTGCTTTTTCAATCCGGAAACCAACTTCTCTTTTTCATCGGCTGATACTTGTTCCGTTTCACTGAATAGGCGCTGCCTTTTGAGGAATGTAGTATGACGCTTCGGTTTCTGCATTCTTAGAGCTTTATACAGCGGAACAAAGCGATCAATACTACAAATAACTAGTGAAACGCCGATGAGTGCAATCAAGAGCATGTACCACCAAGATCCATACAGGTTATGAAAGCCCAGTTGATAGTATATTTGCCCTATTGTTCCATATTGTGCTTCATAAAAAACAGATGGAGCGCGGGACGTCGCATCCGCCGGTATGTATTGTTCTTGCGGGAAAATGGTCCCTATCGCCGATGCAATTAAAGCCAAAACAATCAGCCACACCCCGACTTTAACGGAAGAAAAGAAATTCCATATTTTATCAACAATTGATTTATTGTAAGTTTGCGATCGGCGTGCACTGCCATCATACCGCATATTAAGAAGTTTCCGTTGGTCATTTCCATCAATATGCTGGTTGCCTTCAACCGGTTTACCACATGCTTCGCAAAGGACCGTTCCCTCTGGATTGACATGGCCGCACTCACATTTTATTTTATTCATTCGTATCCCTCGCAATTGGTGCATTCATTTACTGTTCAGGCAGTATCTGTTGCAAATAGCCCTCTATTTTGTTCAGCGTCATTCCGCCTTCAACCATTTCTACTATTTCCCCGTCAGGATTAATAAAAAACGTGCTTGGAATGTTTCCAACTTGATAACTGTCCCGCACCTCTTTGTTGGAGTCATATGGAACAGGGAATGTTAAATCGAACTTATTGATAAATTTATCCACAACAAGCTTTGTCGTATCAAGATTGACTGCTATGATTTCGACACCTTTTTTCTTATATTCGGGATAGAGGGACTGCATATAGGGCATTTCCTTTTTACAAGGATCACACCATGTTCCCCAAAAATTGAGCATAACACCTTTACCCTCATAATCACTCAGTTTTACGTTTTCTAGATCATTATTATCATTGATTTGTTCTAATTTGAAATCAGGTGCTTGTGAGCCAACACTGATGTCTGTTTTATCTTTATTAAAATTCGATACTAACGCATATATGACCGCAACAAGCAATAGGGCTAAAATAATTGTCCGGAAAATCAACCGGTTTCGTTTTTTGTTTTTCTTTGCAGCTTTTGCCTTTTCAACACTCATGGTCATTCACCTCCGACGTTATTGTATCATTGAACTGCTACGGCAATTTTGACTATTATTCAACAATTTTCATTGGTAGCTGAATGACGCATTTTTTTCACTTCATGCGGTGTAAGACGACGAAAGTTACCGGGATGCAACCCTTGCAAATCGAGGATGCCATACTTTTCCCGTTTCAGCTTCATAACCGGGTAGCCAAGTTCCTCCATCATTCGACGGATATGTCTATTCTTTCCTTCATGTAGTGTGATCTCCAATATTGTGGCATTTTTTCTCTTATCAGTTTCAAGTACTTTGTATTTGACCGCTTTTAATAGCTCATTATTGGAATGAATACCTTTTTTTAGTTCTTGAAGCTCTTTCTTGGTTGGAATCCCTTTAACTTTGGCCACATATATTTTATCAATCTCATATCTCGGGTGCATTAATTGGTTAGCGAACGCTCCATCATTTGTCAGCAGAAGGATACCTGAAGTGTCGTAGTCAAGCCTACCGATGGGGTATATACGTTCTGGGATATCACCAAGATAATCGGTTACTACTGTCCTTCCTTTATCATCTTTCAAGCTTGAAATAACTTCCCTAGGTTTATAAAAAAGATAATAAACGGGTTCCTCCTTTTCCAGTCGAACGCCATTTACCTCAATCTTATCTTGAGCAGACACTTTTGTTCCCAATTCCGTTATCACTTTCCCGTTAACCTTCACTTTACCGTCTACAATTAGCTTTTCCGCTTTCCTTCTGGACGTCACACCGCTTTGGGCAATCACTTTTTGTAGCCGTTCTTTCGTGTTTGTCATTATATCACCGTTTTCCCTTATTGTTACCATAATAATAGCGTTAACTATATAGTTAACGCCAGTTGCAAGGTTTATCCAAATAATAACGTAACTACAACTATAGAAGCAATTATACCAACAAGATCGGCAAGTAGTCCAACTTTTAATGCATAATGCATTTTTCGTATGCCGATTGCACCGAAGTAGACAGTTAATATATACAGTGTTGTATCGGTGCTTCCCTGCATGGTTGAGGCAAGTCTGCCAATAAACGAATCAGGGCCGTGTGTACCAATTAATTCGGTGGTCATTCCTAATGCAGCTGTTCCTGAAATGGGTCTGACGAGCGCTAGCGGAATGATTTCCGGTGGTACCCCGATGCTTACCAGCAACGGAGAAATAAGCTGAATAAACGCCTCAAGGGCACCGGAACTTCGTAAAATGGATATAGCAACGATCATCCCCACTAAAAAGGGGAGTAAAGAGAATGCCATTCTGACACCATCTTTCCCCCCTTCAACAAACACTTCATAAGCAGGAACACGTTTCCATGTTGATACAATAAGGACAATCGCGATGAAACAGGGGATTAGCCAGGTGCTGATTGTTGTTATTATACCCATAAATCATTTCCTCCTAAGACTTCTATAATAAAAGAAACGGTCAATCAACAGCGCGCTAACAGAAGATATGAGCGTTGCAATGATTGTTGTACCAACGATTTCAGTGGGGGAAACCGAATCATACTGCATCCGGATTGATATGACTGTCGTTGGTATAATGGTTAAACTTGACGTATTTAATGCCAAAAATGTAATCATGGACCTGGAAGCTTCATCCGAACCGCTCAATTCTTTCATTTGCTCCATCGCTTTAATGCCCATTGGGGTTGCAGCATTGCCTAGACCAAATATATTGGCTGTAATGTTTGATAGAATATAGCCAATCGCCGGATGGTCTTTTGGTATATCGGGAAATAACCTGATAATAATCGGCCTGAACAATTTAGACAGAAATGTAAGGATACCAGCCTTTTCAGCAACTTTCATCATTCCAAGCCAAAAAACCAATATACTGATCAACCCAATTGATAAAGTCACAGCCTCTTCAGCACTTTCAAACAATGCTTCATTAACCTTGTCCATCGTTCCATTAAACATCGCATAAACGATGCCGATAATTGCCATTGCAGCCCATATGATATTAACCATTGATATCAACCCTAGCTATTTGCCTATATATGGATACGACGTGATCAAGGAAATCGGTTTTGCGTTCACGTTTGGCGTATATAGGTGTTTCAGCAATCGGAATGCTACCTGAAAAAAATACCGTTTTACCTATTACATCTTCCCCCGAACGCTGGGAACCTTTTAATATAAATGACTTTTTATCTATTTGTAGCTGTTCATCTTTTGTAAGTGGAACGTTTACGTTTTGTTGTAAATAACCGGTGACTTGATTGCCGGTACTCTCGATGTTATACCTGGATAACCCCTTTTCGGAAATTGTTGTCATATCATAGTTTTCAAACCCCCATTCAAACATTCCAATATGGTCATTCCAATCAGCGGAAGCGTTTAATGTTACAGCAATCAGCTCCATATCGTCTTTTTTTGCAGCTGTCACCAATGTTCTACCAGCCGTACTTGTGTAGCCGGTTTTCCCTCCTATGGTGTATTGGTAGCGTGACGTCAGTAATTTATGTTTGTTACGCCAGACATATTTTTGGTCATCTGATTTATAAACCTTTGTTTGCGTCACCTGTCTGAAAACATTATTATCCATTGCATAGCGCATCAATAATGCCATATCATACGCGGTGGAATAATGATTGTCGGCATCAAGGCCATGTGGGTTAGCGAATGAGGAGTTTGTCATACCGATCCAACTTGCTTTTTTGTTCATCAAATGGACGAATCCCTCTACACTTCCGCCGACATACTCACTAATAGCAACGGCCGCGTCATTTCCGGAACGAAGCATTAATCCGTACACAAGATCTTTCAGCTTGATTTTTTCTCCTTTTTCTAAGTATATAGATGATCCAATCGCATGGACTGCTCGATTGCTGACAGTCACCGTCTCATCCAACTTCCCCGACTCGATGGCAATG from Lentibacillus cibarius carries:
- the ccsB gene encoding c-type cytochrome biogenesis protein CcsB is translated as MDSLINVSSTMLYTAFILYLIATFFFGATIRDKNKGSHKGIGVSGKIGITITIIGFLAQIVYFITRWIASKHAPVSNLFEFMTFFGMALVFAFIILYFIYKLNILGLFALPIAIIVIAYASMFPTEIAPLVPSLQSNWLYIHVTTVSLGEAILSISFVAGLIYLIRQIDQSVSSKRTTWLEVVLLSLFIFAGFSIISTSFNLSGYSAEFEYNFNGQTVTTDYHLPPIAGPNEGNLITGDRMNPLFEAPGWMKGVNAARKFNTVIWSILTGLILYGLARLILRKRVGAFIQPFLRKVKPDMLDEVSYRAVAIGFPVFTLGGLIFAAIWAQKAWDRFWGWDPKEVWALVTFLFYAAFLHLRLSRGWHGEKSAWLAVGGFAIIMFNLVAVNLVLAGLHSYA
- a CDS encoding cytochrome c biogenesis protein ResB; this translates as MNKIKCECGHVNPEGTVLCEACGKPVEGNQHIDGNDQRKLLNMRYDGSARRSQTYNKSIVDKIWNFFSSVKVGVWLIVLALIASAIGTIFPQEQYIPADATSRAPSVFYEAQYGTIGQIYYQLGFHNLYGSWWYMLLIALIGVSLVICSIDRFVPLYKALRMQKPKRHTTFLKRQRLFSETEQVSADEKEKLVSGLKKQRYKVWEENGHVLAEKGRFSRWGPYVNHIGLILVLIAALLRMTTFMYIDDYVWVREGEQTVIPGTEGEYYIKNKDFILETYDENDERFKEAINKQGNVAKNYQTNAIIYKKKGDNVAGADPELEKVTEEKIRMNHPLKFDGYTLYQAGYQQNEFKSMTFKVHETDDPKETSLGSFTIDLTEPKDKYQLDDGFSVDVTQYYPDYELEEDEPASETPYPRNPAFVFTVHPPENEEPETSFVGIGKNIDATGENDYKLGIENFDTRYVSGLTVRRDYTLPLFIIGAAIFMIGVIQGMYWQHRRIWLHPKEEGIMVAGHTNKNWFGLKKDIEQVIADTNVNMVDDQLETD
- the resA gene encoding thiol-disulfide oxidoreductase ResA — its product is MSVEKAKAAKKNKKRNRLIFRTIILALLLVAVIYALVSNFNKDKTDISVGSQAPDFKLEQINDNNDLENVKLSDYEGKGVMLNFWGTWCDPCKKEMPYMQSLYPEYKKKGVEIIAVNLDTTKLVVDKFINKFDLTFPVPYDSNKEVRDSYQVGNIPSTFFINPDGEIVEMVEGGMTLNKIEGYLQQILPEQ
- a CDS encoding pseudouridine synthase gives rise to the protein MTNTKERLQKVIAQSGVTSRRKAEKLIVDGKVKVNGKVITELGTKVSAQDKIEVNGVRLEKEEPVYYLFYKPREVISSLKDDKGRTVVTDYLGDIPERIYPIGRLDYDTSGILLLTNDGAFANQLMHPRYEIDKIYVAKVKGIPTKKELQELKKGIHSNNELLKAVKYKVLETDKRKNATILEITLHEGKNRHIRRMMEELGYPVMKLKREKYGILDLQGLHPGNFRRLTPHEVKKMRHSATNENC
- a CDS encoding spore maturation protein, producing the protein MGIITTISTWLIPCFIAIVLIVSTWKRVPAYEVFVEGGKDGVRMAFSLLPFLVGMIVAISILRSSGALEAFIQLISPLLVSIGVPPEIIPLALVRPISGTAALGMTTELIGTHGPDSFIGRLASTMQGSTDTTLYILTVYFGAIGIRKMHYALKVGLLADLVGIIASIVVVTLLFG
- a CDS encoding nucleoside recognition domain-containing protein, which produces MVNIIWAAMAIIGIVYAMFNGTMDKVNEALFESAEEAVTLSIGLISILVFWLGMMKVAEKAGILTFLSKLFRPIIIRLFPDIPKDHPAIGYILSNITANIFGLGNAATPMGIKAMEQMKELSGSDEASRSMITFLALNTSSLTIIPTTVISIRMQYDSVSPTEIVGTTIIATLISSVSALLIDRFFYYRSLRRK
- a CDS encoding D-alanyl-D-alanine carboxypeptidase family protein, whose protein sequence is MRGYAVLMIVFFLVSTLISPSVGQAKPGISANNAVLMEQSSGRVLYDKQAHEQRSIASITKIMTAIIAIESGKLDETVTVSNRAVHAIGSSIYLEKGEKIKLKDLVYGLMLRSGNDAAVAISEYVGGSVEGFVHLMNKKASWIGMTNSSFANPHGLDADNHYSTAYDMALLMRYAMDNNVFRQVTQTKVYKSDDQKYVWRNKHKLLTSRYQYTIGGKTGYTSTAGRTLVTAAKKDDMELIAVTLNASADWNDHIGMFEWGFENYDMTTISEKGLSRYNIESTGNQVTGYLQQNVNVPLTKDEQLQIDKKSFILKGSQRSGEDVIGKTVFFSGSIPIAETPIYAKRERKTDFLDHVVSIYRQIARVDING